The following nucleotide sequence is from Drosophila simulans strain w501 chromosome 3L, Prin_Dsim_3.1, whole genome shotgun sequence.
GTATCGGAGCAGGAGTAGCTGGAGGCACCCACCTCTCCCCAGTGGAAATCGAAGTTGCGATTGGCATCGGTTCCATAGCAGGCACTGCTGATTGGCTTCCTGGTCTTGCGCCACATACGGGTGGTGGTGTGAGAGTATTCATAGCCATCGGGATTCACCACCGGCAGGATAACCCAGTCGAAGTTCTTCAGCAGATCCGAGTTGGCAGCAAAGTTCTCCACCAGCTGATGGATCACATACAGAGCTCCAGCATGGGCGATCCATTCGCGAGCATGGATGCCGGCATCCAGGAAGACAACATTCTTGCCGGTCTTGCCATCGCCATTGGTGATAGTGATCGTCTTGATGTCACGGTTCTCATACGACTTGCCGGCCACCTGGACGGACACACGGCTGGGATAGGCGGCAGCCAGTTCATCGAGGTAGGCATTGATCTCGGCATGGCGATGGAACGCCTTGAAGCTAACGCTGCGTTCAGCGGATCGCAGGTTCATCAAcctctggttctggttctcaTCGCGCTCCTGACGCAGCGACTCGCCGAAATTCTCGTTGATCACCAAGTAGTTTACGCCGTACTTCTCCAGCAGGTGCTCGAATCCCTCCTGATCCTCGGGCTTCACCATCACGCGACTGGGCGCGTCCAGGGAGCGGGGCAGGTCAAAGAAGTCGTATGCCTCATTTCCGGAcaaacgcagcagcagctgcttctCAAAAGCGTTGCGAGCATTGATGTCGTAGATCTTGTAGCTGCAGATAAAAAGTGGAATCAGTAAAATAgctaacaaattgtttaaaactaCTTTTTTTAGAGTTTTACAGGCTCTTAaatttgctatttttaaaatatccttGAGAAAGCAGCTTGCACCCctgatttaattgatttaagcTAGCTAAAAGGTTTTGTGCAAGTTACTGACTGAATGGCTAATTGCTTGTGGAACCACTCCACCTCCGCCGGTTCACTCACCCCTCGTAGTCGTCCACCGCCAAGGCCACGCTGGCCAGCAGGAGCACCGCAGCAAATagtttcaacatttttcagtCCGCTCCGCTCCGTTTGGGCCCAGGGCTTCTAATGTGGCTCGCACACACAGATTGTGGCTTATATAGCCAACTGCCAGCTCAGCGATCATTCAcagcccaccaccacccacttgggCTTCTTATCAATGGAGAACTCTATCGGCAAAGAGCAGTTATCAGCGCGCAGATGATGGGCGATGttcgatttcatttgatttgatttgttgttgtgtcTTCGCCGAGCGATGGGGcaattctaaaaaaaatctCTCAAAATTTATACTCATTGACAAGAGGATGACAGACTGGCTCGTAGTAAAAGTTTTTCACTTAACTAACTCATGACTACTCGGCGGggttttaaaacattttgttttgtgacGTTAATGCTTGGAAAATTAGGTGAGTCAATGATTAAAACGCATTTAAAGTAAACCgttttgattgttttaaataaacaactaAGTGCGGACATGTACTTGGGTCAATTTTGTATATGTCATTCACCGAAGATATCTGCCATTTTTAGACGGCTTTGGAGCGACTCGTAAATTTGTTCATCTGACTTTGCGCAATCACCACTTGATTTATATGGCCTTTTCGGCCTTAGACTCTGTCAATTCTTGGAGTGCGCCAGTCGCAGTCTctatctatattttttttttttggtatttgaatttgtttgcaaAACGTGGCTTTATCAGTTTGCCCTGTGCACTGCACCAAGAAAAAAGTTTTCGATTTAAAACAATGAAAGTCCGTACAGTGTTCGCacagaataaaaactaaaagaaaaactaaccTGCACGCAAAAAAAGGgataacaaaaaaacaaacaaaaacagactAACTAAAAACTCGGCTGCCGCgcacacaaaatatatttgaaaatttattgcatttcatgAGTTTTTCCATATTTGTCTGCATTTGTAGGCAGAGTTTTGGTCACAAAACTTTCGGCTGCTGGttcgaaaaatgaaaaagacaACGAGGAAGTTGCTTACTTAAAACTGACAATGAGCGCATGGAAATGACAAAAAACACTGCGGAAACTGTTGGCTCGTAATTTTGAATGGCCCATTGGCGGCGACAGTCAAAACCCCTCCTTCCTCTAAGCCAAGTTCTGAAAATTTGGCATATATCGTTGAAATTCTAGGCCGTCTTTGAATACTTTTACTCATGATGGGTAGTACTT
It contains:
- the LOC6737138 gene encoding carboxypeptidase B; the protein is MLKLFAAVLLLASVALAVDDYEGYKIYDINARNAFEKQLLLRLSGNEAYDFFDLPRSLDAPSRVMVKPEDQEGFEHLLEKYGVNYLVINENFGESLRQERDENQNQRLMNLRSAERSVSFKAFHRHAEINAYLDELAAAYPSRVSVQVAGKSYENRDIKTITITNGDGKTGKNVVFLDAGIHAREWIAHAGALYVIHQLVENFAANSDLLKNFDWVILPVVNPDGYEYSHTTTRMWRKTRKPISSACYGTDANRNFDFHWGEVGASSYSCSDTFKGETAFSEPETQLIRDILLSLTGRGKFYLTLHSYGNYLLYPWGWTSALPSSWRDNDEVAQAGAAAIKSATGTKYTVGSSTNVLYAAAGGSDDYAFGVANFPVSITMELPAGGTGFNPSTSQIEGFVSETWVGIKAMAEKVAEKY